From Phoenix dactylifera cultivar Barhee BC4 unplaced genomic scaffold, palm_55x_up_171113_PBpolish2nd_filt_p 002105F, whole genome shotgun sequence, the proteins below share one genomic window:
- the LOC120109387 gene encoding sphinganine C4-monooxygenase 2-like, translating into MMAFELSDEVLGTFVPIVVYWVFSGIYGLLGYLENYRLHPKGAEEEKNLASKGAVLKGVLLQQAVQIAVVFLMLKFISDESGVPKPQPSLLVMAWQFLIAMVVLDSWQYFGHRYMHVNKFLYKHIHSTHHALIVPYAYGALYNNPLEGLILDTIGGSLAFLLSGMTPRTGIYFFSFATIKTVDVHCGLWFPWNPLQWFFNNNCAYHDIHHQLRGNKYNFAQPFFVAWDKILGTHMPFVVEERKGGGFEARPVKY; encoded by the exons ATGATGGCTTTCGAGCTCTCCGACGAAGTGTTGGGCACCTTCGTGCCGATCGTTGTGTATTGGGTGTTCTCGGGGATATATGGCTTGTTGGGCTACTTGGAGAACTACCGTCTCCACCCAAAGGGtgcagaagaggagaagaacctCGCCTCAAAAGGGGCTGTGCTTAAGGGTGTTCTCCTGCAGCAGGCCGTTCAGATCGCCGTCGTCTTCCTCATGCTGAAG TTCATCAGCGACGAAAGTGGGGTTCCGAAGCCGCAACCTTCGCTCCTCGTGATGGCATGGCAGTTCTTGATCGCCATGGTGGTGTTGGACTCATGGCAGTACTTCGGCCATCGATACATGCACGTCAACAAGTTCTTGTACAAGCACATCCACTCCACCCACCATGCACTTATCGTCCCCTACGCCTATGGAGCTCTATACAACAACCCGCTCGAAGGCCTGATTCTCGACACCATCGGTGGCTCGCTAGCCTTCCTTCTCTCCGGCATGACTCCCCGCACCGGCAtctacttcttctccttcgCCACCATCAAAACTGTCGACGTGCATTGTGGATTATGGTTTCCATGGAATCCACTCCAGTGGTTCTTCAACAACAACTGCGCCTATCATGACATTCACCACCAACTTAGAGGAAATAAGTACAACTTTGCGCAGCCCTTCTTCGTTGCTTGGGATAAGATTCTGGGCACCCACATGCCTTTTGTGGTTGAGGAGCGCAAGGGAGGGGGTTTCGAGGCCCGGCCGGTgaaatattaa
- the LOC120109385 gene encoding sphinganine C4-monooxygenase 1-like — protein sequence MAFGVSDELLSTFIPIVVYWIYSGVCVLFSSLEEYRLHPKGEEDTKNIVSKWTVVKGVLVQQAFQVAISLILFTVIDSGSEAAAESQPSLFVIAMQFLVAMFVVDTWQYFMHRYMHMNKFLYKHIHSKHHRLIVPYSYGALYNHPLEGLLLDTTGGALSFLISGMTPRTSIFFFSFATIKSINDHCGLWLPGNPLNMFFDNNSAYHDIHHQLYGNKYNFSQPFFVVWDRILGTYMPYSLEKRKEGGLEARIIKD from the exons ATGGCTTTTGGAGTATCAGATGAGTTGTTGAGCACTTTTATCCCGATCGTAGTTTATTGGATATACTCTGGAGTCTGTGTGTTGTTTAGTTCCCTGGAGGAGTACCGGTTGCACCCAAAGGGTGAAGAAGACACCAAGAATATCGTCTCCAAATGGACTGTTGTCAAAGGTGTTCTCGTCCAGCAAGCATTCCAAGTTGCCATCTCCCTCATCTTGTTCACT GTGATCGATAGTGGCAGCGAAGCCGCCGCAGAGTCTCAACCTTCTCTCTTCGTGATAGCAATGCAATTCTTGGTTGCGATGTTTGTCGTCGACACATGGCAGTACTTCATGCACCGATACATGCACATGAACAAGTTCTTGTACAAGCACATCCACTCGAAGCACCACCGGTTAATCGTCCCTTACTCCTATGGAGCCCTTTACAACCACCCACTGGAAGGCCTTCTTCTTGATACCACCGGGggcgccctctccttcctcatctCTGGGATGACACCCCGGACGagtattttcttcttctcttttgccACCATCAAGAGCATAAATGACCACTGCGGTCTGTGGCTCCCTGGGAATCCTCTCAACATGTTCTTCGACAACAACAGTGCCTACCACGACATCCACCACCAGCTCTATGGAAACAAGTATAACTTCTCGCAGCCGTTCTTTGTTGTCTGGGACAGAATTCTGGGGACGTACATGCCTTACTCTCTtgaaaagagaaaggaaggaggGCTTGAAGCTAGGATCATAAAGGATTGA